GACCACGGTAGATGCCGTCGGATTTACTATCGACCTGAATGTGGTACGTGCGTACAGTCGAATGGATGGCGCACCGAGGTGGGCGCCGGAGACTAGAGAGAGAACAACGATGTCCGTACTCTTCCCCGACTACCGCCCCAGCTGGGAGACCGACGAGCACCGCGAACTGCGCAAGCACGCGGCCGAGTTCTTCCGCAAGGAGTCCAGCCCCCACCGCGAGCGCTGGAGCAAGCAGCACGCCGTCGATCGGGAGTTCTGGAACAAGGCCGGGGACGCGGGCCTGCTGGGTCTGGACCTGCCTGAGGAATTCGGCGGCGCGGCAGGCGATTTCGGGATGCAGGCCGTCGTGCAGGAGGAGCTGGTCTACGCGCACGACAATGGCTTCGGCTTCTCGGTGCACTCGCCGATCGTGTCGCACTACATCTACAAGTACGGCAACGACGAGCAGCGGGCGAAGTGGCTGCCGGGCATCATCAGCGGTGAGCTGGTGCTGGCCATCGCCATGACCGAACCCGGCACCGGATCGGACCTGCAAGCGGTGCGCACCACCGCGATTCGCGAGGGCGACCACTACGTCGTCAACGGCTCGAAGACGTTCATCTCCAACGCCACCCACTGCGATCTGCTGGTCATCGTCGCCAAGACCGACCCGTCCCAGGGTGCGGCGGGTGTCTCGCTGATCGTGGCCGAGACCAAGGACCTGCCGGGCTTCGAGCGCGGCCGGGTGCTCGAGAAGATGGGCCAGCACGCGCAGGACACCCGGGAGCTGTTCTTCTCCGACATGCGGGTGCCCGTCGCGAATCTGCTTGGCGCGCAAGAGGGTCTGGGCTTCTATCAGCTCATGGAACAGCTGGCCCGCGAACGGCTGATCATCGCCAGCCTGTGCTCGGCGCTGGCGGAGGCCGCGGTACTCGAGGCATTGCGCTACTCGAAGGAGCGGGAGGCGTTCGGCCGGCCGATCGGCAAGTTCCAGCACAACGCCTTCACCCTGGCCGAGGTCAAGACCGAGGCGCTGGCCATCAAAACCCTCGTCGACTACGCGATTCAGCAGTACATCGACGGCAAGAACGACCCGGCCACCGCGTCGATGGCCAAGCTCTTCGCCGCCGAGACCGCCGACAAGGTAGTCGACAAGTGCCTGCAGCTCTTCGGCGGCTACGGCTACATGATGGAATACCCGATCGCCAACATGTACACGGGTTCTCGCGTGAACCGCATCTACGGCGGCACCAGCGAAATCATGAAGGAAATCATCTCCCGTTCGCTGTAGGGATCATGGACGCCGGAGGGGCCAACCTCCGGCGTCGATCCCTTGCAGCGGAAGCGATTCGGCGAGAGCGTCGGTCAGGCCGAGGCCGCAGACGCCTCCGCATCGTAGGCGGTGACCGCGCGGCGTCATCGCATCCGCGGCAGCGCTGAGAACGGGTGCCGAATACCGTCCAGCCGGTGCTCGCGGGTGCGACACTGACCGCTGTGGCGACAGCGGACGACAATGCACCGGAAGAGGTGCTCGACGAGATCGAGAAGGTGGTCGGGGCCGGGCATCCCGAACAGGTGGGGAAGTTCCAGTACTGGTTCGATGACGACCGCTGGGAATGGTCGGACGAGTTGGCGCGCATGCACGGGTACGAGCCGGGCGCGGTCGAGCCCACCACCGCACTGTTGCTCTCGCACAAACATCCCGACGATCGCGACCGGGTCGAGGCCGACTTCGTGACCTCGGTGCGCGACCACGCGCCCTTCTCCAGCCGGCACCGCATCATCGACGCCACCGGCGAGGAGCGACACGTCGTGGTGGTGTCGGATTCGGTCACCGATGACGCTGGGCGCGTGATCGGCACCGACGGCTACTACGTGGATCTGACCGATCGCGCCGCGCCGCCGGCCGATGGGCTGTTCAATCAGGCGGTCGTCGAGTTGATCGAGCACCGCATGGTGATCGAGCAGGCCAAGGGCGCTTTGATGTTGATGTACCACCTCAACGCCGATCAGGCGTTCCGGGTGCTGGTGTGGCGCTCGCAGGAAACCAATGTCCGCGTCCGCGACCTCGCTGCCCAGCTGGCGAGCGCTTTCGACACCGTCACCATCGGCGCGGCCGCCCGCAGCGAGTTCGACCACCTGTTGCTCACGGTCCACCAGCGCGGCCCGCACGAGCCCGAACCGCCCGCCGACCCGGACACCCGATGATCGCCTGTCTCGGCTAGTCCATCGGTTCCCGCTCGAGCAGGTAGAGCGGGGCTTGTCCGGTGCGTCCCAACGCGATGTCCAGACTCTCGAAGAACCGGTCGGCGTCGATGACCGCTTCCGGCGGGTGCACGCCCGGCCCACGCGCCGACCCGTCGATCACTTGCGACATGCCGACCGCCAGCGGGATTCCGGTCACCCGTGCCATGTCGCCGAGCAGGCCGTGCAGGGGATCATCGGCTGGGACATCCGGATTCAGGTGTGCCAGTACCGTCTGCGGCGTCTATGGTGGCGTCTTCCCGAACCAGGCTCTCGACAAGGACTCTGGTCGAGATCTCGGTGTCACCGAACCCATTCGCTGCCACAGTCACCTCGCTCGAGTACAGCTATCGCTTTCCGCACGTTCGGATGTGTGCCGATCGTCCACTCTACGTTCAGTCCAGCCGCGGGCCAAACCTTCGACGGCGCCGGCGCGAACCTTCGGATGCCGGGCGGACGACGCCCGGTCGGCCGGCAGAAGGGGACATCCGTGAGACTACGACGATCGCTCGCGACAGCGCGGTGGGCCATGGCGGTATGCGTGTGCGCGGGAATGGCGGCCGGGATCGGTGACGCCACCGCCGATCCTGGCGGCGCCCGGGTCGTTTCGGTGCAGGGGCTCGGCGACCGCGACGAGATGGTGGGCGTGTACTCGCCCGCGATGGACAAGACGATCCCGGTACGGGTGATCCGGGCGGCCACCGCCGCGCCGCGGCCGACGCTCTACCTGCTCAACGGTTCCCAAGGCGGCCCGAACGGCAGCGGATGGGACACGCAGACCGATGCGATGGACTTCTTGCGCGGCAAGGACGTCAATGTCGTCAATCCGATCGGCGGGAGCGGTTCGTACTACACCGATTGGGTCCGTCCGGATCCGGTGCTGGGAGTCAACAAATGGCAGACCTTCCTCGACGAGGAGCTGCCGCCGGCGATCGAGGATTTCCTGGGGGCCAATGGAACTCGCGCCGCGGTGGGGGTGTCGATGAGCGGGACGTCGGTGCTGAACCTAGCGATCGCCAAGCCCGGATTCTGGCAGGGGGTGGCGTCCTACAGCGGGTGCGCCCAGACCTCGGATCCGGTGGGGCAGCAGTACGTTCGGATCACCGTGGAGAACTGGTCCGGCGCGCAG
This sequence is a window from Nocardia yunnanensis. Protein-coding genes within it:
- a CDS encoding acyl-CoA dehydrogenase family protein, whose protein sequence is MSVLFPDYRPSWETDEHRELRKHAAEFFRKESSPHRERWSKQHAVDREFWNKAGDAGLLGLDLPEEFGGAAGDFGMQAVVQEELVYAHDNGFGFSVHSPIVSHYIYKYGNDEQRAKWLPGIISGELVLAIAMTEPGTGSDLQAVRTTAIREGDHYVVNGSKTFISNATHCDLLVIVAKTDPSQGAAGVSLIVAETKDLPGFERGRVLEKMGQHAQDTRELFFSDMRVPVANLLGAQEGLGFYQLMEQLARERLIIASLCSALAEAAVLEALRYSKEREAFGRPIGKFQHNAFTLAEVKTEALAIKTLVDYAIQQYIDGKNDPATASMAKLFAAETADKVVDKCLQLFGGYGYMMEYPIANMYTGSRVNRIYGGTSEIMKEIISRSL
- a CDS encoding PAS and ANTAR domain-containing protein; the protein is MPNTVQPVLAGATLTAVATADDNAPEEVLDEIEKVVGAGHPEQVGKFQYWFDDDRWEWSDELARMHGYEPGAVEPTTALLLSHKHPDDRDRVEADFVTSVRDHAPFSSRHRIIDATGEERHVVVVSDSVTDDAGRVIGTDGYYVDLTDRAAPPADGLFNQAVVELIEHRMVIEQAKGALMLMYHLNADQAFRVLVWRSQETNVRVRDLAAQLASAFDTVTIGAAARSEFDHLLLTVHQRGPHEPEPPADPDTR
- a CDS encoding alpha/beta hydrolase; amino-acid sequence: MAVCVCAGMAAGIGDATADPGGARVVSVQGLGDRDEMVGVYSPAMDKTIPVRVIRAATAAPRPTLYLLNGSQGGPNGSGWDTQTDAMDFLRGKDVNVVNPIGGSGSYYTDWVRPDPVLGVNKWQTFLDEELPPAIEDFLGANGTRAAVGVSMSGTSVLNLAIAKPGFWQGVASYSGCAQTSDPVGQQYVRITVENWSGAQSVENMWGPLDGPLWRANDPLLNADRLRGTAIYLSSGTGIAAAPHDTLGDRRVAEGLIPLPVQIAFGGPIEAAVHACTVNLTDRLHELNIPVTVDNRPVGTHSWGYWEDDLHNSWPFLAGTLGIPS